A DNA window from Mycolicibacter hiberniae contains the following coding sequences:
- the sigM gene encoding RNA polymerase sigma factor SigM, whose product MGHPERSDAELLAAHVAGDPYAFGELYGRHHGRLRRLARLTTGCPEEAEDALQEAMLSAHRAAGSFRHHAAVGSWLHRIVVNACLDRLRRNPVTHIELLAGHATVGDGTAQVDTALLVRAALRRLPAAQRAAVIAVDMHGYSVADAAQAFGVAPGTVKSRCARGRARLAALLERSAPLGPALRCAGPTGG is encoded by the coding sequence ATGGGCCACCCGGAGCGCAGTGACGCCGAACTGCTGGCCGCGCATGTCGCCGGCGACCCGTACGCCTTCGGCGAGCTCTACGGGCGCCACCATGGGCGGCTGCGCCGCCTGGCCCGGCTCACCACCGGCTGCCCCGAGGAGGCCGAGGACGCCCTGCAGGAGGCGATGCTCTCCGCGCACCGGGCGGCCGGGTCGTTTCGCCACCACGCCGCCGTGGGCAGCTGGCTGCACCGCATCGTGGTCAACGCCTGCCTGGACCGGCTGCGCCGGAACCCCGTGACCCACATCGAACTCCTCGCCGGCCACGCCACCGTCGGCGATGGCACCGCGCAGGTCGATACCGCGCTGCTGGTGCGTGCCGCGTTGCGCCGGCTGCCGGCCGCCCAGCGGGCCGCGGTGATCGCGGTGGACATGCACGGCTATTCGGTGGCCGACGCCGCGCAGGCGTTCGGGGTGGCTCCGGGAACGGTCAAGAGTCGCTGCGCCCGCGGACGGGCCCGGCTGGCCGCGCTGCTGGAACGGTCCGCCCCGCTGGGCCCGGCGCTGCGGTGCGCAGGCCCGACGGGCGGATAA
- the trxB gene encoding thioredoxin-disulfide reductase, with protein MSETPSTHQVIIIGSGPAGYTAAIYAARAQLAPVVFEGTAFGGALMTTTEVENFPGFRNGIMGPELMDEMREQALRFGADLRMEDIESVDLEGPVKTVVTADGETLHARAVILAMGAAARYLNIPGEQELLGRGVSSCATCDGFFFRDQDIAVIGGGDSAMEEATFLTRFARSVTLVHRRDEFRASKIMLARARENDKIRFLTNSVPVAVEGEQTVTGLRVRDTLSGEETTLPVTGVFVAIGHDPRSALVRDTVELDADGYVLVQQPGTRTSVEGVFAAGDLVDRTYRQAITAAGTGCAAAIDAERWLAESHDDTDAADAHDTSIETLTGAPR; from the coding sequence ATGTCTGAGACACCCTCCACCCACCAGGTGATCATCATCGGCTCGGGTCCGGCCGGGTACACCGCCGCGATCTACGCCGCCCGCGCGCAGCTGGCCCCGGTGGTGTTTGAGGGCACCGCGTTCGGCGGCGCCTTGATGACCACCACCGAAGTGGAGAACTTCCCCGGCTTCCGCAACGGAATCATGGGCCCGGAGTTGATGGACGAGATGCGTGAGCAGGCCCTGCGCTTCGGCGCCGACCTGCGGATGGAGGACATCGAGTCGGTCGATCTGGAGGGGCCGGTCAAGACCGTCGTCACCGCCGACGGCGAGACCCTGCACGCCCGGGCCGTCATCTTGGCCATGGGCGCCGCCGCCCGCTATCTCAACATCCCCGGCGAGCAGGAGCTACTGGGCCGCGGGGTGAGCTCGTGTGCCACCTGCGACGGCTTCTTCTTCCGTGACCAGGACATCGCCGTGATCGGCGGCGGTGACTCGGCGATGGAGGAGGCCACCTTCTTGACCCGCTTCGCCCGCAGTGTGACCCTGGTGCACCGCCGCGACGAGTTCCGCGCCTCGAAGATCATGCTCGCCCGGGCCCGCGAGAACGACAAGATCCGGTTCCTGACCAACAGCGTTCCCGTCGCGGTGGAAGGCGAGCAGACCGTGACCGGCCTGCGGGTGCGCGACACCCTCAGCGGTGAGGAGACCACCCTGCCGGTGACCGGTGTGTTCGTCGCGATCGGCCACGACCCCCGCTCGGCGCTGGTGCGTGACACCGTTGAACTGGACGCGGACGGCTACGTGCTGGTCCAGCAGCCCGGCACGCGCACCTCGGTGGAGGGCGTGTTTGCGGCCGGCGATCTGGTGGACCGCACCTACCGGCAGGCGATCACCGCCGCCGGAACGGGCTGCGCGGCCGCCATCGACGCCGAACGTTGGCTGGCAGAATCGCATGACGACACGGACGCAGCAGATGCCCACGACACCAGTATTGAGACCCTGACGGGAGCACCACGATGA
- the trxA gene encoding thioredoxin — protein MTDHSTVTVSDATFAADVLASTKPVLVDFWATWCGPCKMVAPVLEEIAAEQAGQLTVAKLDVDANPNTARDFNVVSIPTLILFKDGQPVKRIVGAKGKAALLRELADAT, from the coding sequence ATGACCGACCACAGCACGGTAACCGTCTCCGACGCCACCTTCGCCGCCGATGTGCTGGCCAGCACCAAACCGGTGCTGGTGGACTTCTGGGCCACCTGGTGCGGTCCCTGCAAGATGGTGGCCCCGGTGCTGGAGGAGATCGCCGCCGAGCAGGCCGGCCAGCTCACCGTCGCCAAACTCGACGTGGACGCCAACCCCAACACCGCGCGGGACTTCAACGTGGTGTCGATCCCCACCCTGATCCTGTTCAAGGACGGCCAGCCGGTGAAGCGGATCGTCGGCGCCAAGGGCAAGGCCGCCCTGCTGCGGGAGCTCGCCGACGCCACCTAG